A genomic window from Cricetulus griseus strain 17A/GY chromosome 4, alternate assembly CriGri-PICRH-1.0, whole genome shotgun sequence includes:
- the LOC113835264 gene encoding upstream-binding factor 1-like protein 1, with the protein MASFDKQHHWSERDILKLLEYMKNNIPSDDSGAIIKTPDDLDWDKVAFKDFSGEVCKQKWMQISHNLSKSGTLSELVLEASELIKEPRKTKTVKKHPDFPKRPLTAYLRFYKEQRAKYSKMYPKYNNVQLTKFLAEKYKQLPEEIKEKYIQDFQKEKQDFQEKLSKFRETYSSVEHSKKSVMPRNHQTAGSKKSQGDRKRVKSPPKTEIPKTFPPVVKFRGEPKKPPMNGYHKFHQDSWSSQELHHLPLRQRWVEISRRWQRISQNMREQYNIHAEALQKQYWVEMELWLKGLSPEEYSAYKETRANYGKGKNFANSRDISAKGQPTHQQTTAAKEMQVRSEEMQGLLAPRGDSRKTIQSHDGDSHEIRKNVMEDSSSSSDSSSSSDSSSSSDSSSSSDSSSSSDSSSYSDTSSTDEGEDNGHLP; encoded by the coding sequence ATGGCCTCATTTGATAAACAACATCATTGGTCCGAAAGAGACATTCTGAAGTTACtggaatatatgaaaaataatatcCCCTCAGACGACTCCGGAGCAATCATAAAAACCCCAGATGATCTAGACTGGGACAAAGtggcttttaaagatttttccgGAGAAGTGTGCAAACAGAAGTGGATGCAGATTTCTCATAATTTGAGCAAGTCCGGCACACTCTCAGAATTAGTGCTGGAAGCCTCTGAACTCATTAAAGAACCTCGCAAAACTAAGACAGTCAAAAAGCATCCTGACTTCCCCAAAAGACCCCTGACTGCCTATCTGCGTTTTTACAAGGAGCAGCGGGCCAAGTACAGTAAGATGTATCCTAAGTACAACAATGTGCAGCTGACCAAATTCCTGGCTGAGAAATACAAGCAGCTGCCAGAAGAAATCAAGGAGAAATATATTCAGGACTTCCAGAAGGAGAAGCAAGACTTTCAGGAAAAACTGAGTAAATTCAGGGAAACCTACTCCAGTGTAGAGCATTCTAAGAAATCTGTGATGCCCAGGAACCACCAAACTGCAGGCTCTAAGAAATCTCAAGGAGATAGGAAACGCGTAAAGTCCCCTCCAAAAACAGAAATTCCCAAAACATTTCCCCCAGTGGTGAAATTTCGGGGAGAACCCAAGAAACCCCCTATGAATGGATATCACAAATTTCACCAAGATTCATGGTCAAGTCAGGAGCTGCACCATCTACCCCTTCGGCAGCGCTGGGTTGAGATTAGTAGAAGATGGCAGCGAATCTCACAGAACATGAGAGAACAGTATAACATTCATGCTGAAGCGCTACAGAAACAATACTGGGTGGAGATGGAACTCTGGCTCAAAGGATTGTCACCAGAGGAATACAGTGCATACAAAGAGACACGAGCCAACTATGGTAAGGGAAAGAACTTTGCCAATTCCAGAGACATAAGCGCCAAGGGTCAACCAACACATCAGCAGACCACCGCAGCAAAAGAGATGCAAGTCAGGTCTGAAGAAATGCAAGGGCTGCTGGCTCCTAGAGGAGATTCCCGAAAGACTATTCAGAGCCATGATGGTGACTCCCATGAAATCAGGAAGAATGTGATGGAAGATTCCAGCAGCTCCTCAGACTCCAGCAGCTCCTCAGACTCCAGCAGCTCCTCAGACTCCAGCAGCTCCTCAGACTCTAGCAGCTCCTCAGACTCTAGCAGCTACTCAGACACAAGCAGTACAGATGAAGGTGAAGATAATGGACATCTTCCTTAG
- the LOC107977389 gene encoding putative methyl-CpG-binding domain protein 3-like 3, protein MPQHLQDKRIQLAQEKVKAKHRRRATPVFPLRMTSCIFPRPVTRITSHAKNIIKCRKMLEEMVEKPRPLCAFRRLHQYLMEDSKGKIQAEAKVQSGLSSLHTSPHFPSIPPLSSEKMAQGTVELCPSSFSQEVTSSVALQLLPSLSSRVVTTTDIRRQAQKVNRARKRLAALLEADRLAGQAENMS, encoded by the coding sequence ATGCCCCAGCATTTACAGGACAAGAGGATCCAGCTTGCCCAGGAGAAGGTGAAGGCCAAACACCGCCGTCGTGCAACTCCTGTGTTTCCTCTGAGGATGACCAGTTGCATCTTCCCACGTCCTGTGACAAGAATAACTAGCCACGCGAAGAATATCATCAAATGCAGGAAGATGCTTGAAGAGATGGTGGAGAAACCCAGGCCGCTCTGTGCATTTAGGAGACTGCACCAATATCTCATGGAAGACAGTAAAGGGAAAATACAGGCTGAAGCCAAAGTTCAAAGTGGTCTTAGTAGTCTGCACACTTCCCCTCACTTCCCCTCGATCCCACCCTTGAGTTCGGAAAAGATGGCACAAGGGACAGTTGAGTTGTGTCCATCTTCCTTTAGTCAAGAGGTAACAAGTTCCGTCGCTCTTCAGTTGTTGCCATCTTTGAGCAGTCGAGTGGTAACTACTACAGACATCCGAAGACAGGCCCAGAAGGTAAATAGAGCCCGGAAGAGACTGGCTGCACTCTTAGAGGCAGATAGGCTTGCCGGGCAGGCTGAGAATATGTCATAA